In a single window of the Acidobacteriota bacterium genome:
- the pstS gene encoding phosphate ABC transporter substrate-binding protein PstS produces MKINGESPTVRIVSVLVLAALVVTLPGCFSGRQGRGDSIKMQGAGSSFISPLMQKWVHEFGYLNPNVKIDFQSIGSGGGIKQSKERTINFGATDIAMKDDDLATADGQMLHVPVILGAVVLTYNLEQVSVPLKLSPETIADIFLGKIKRWDDDRIKADNPGVELPAVDLTVVHRSDGSGTSAVFTNYLCKVSPEWKEKVGEGTSPSWPVGLGGKGNEGVTGQIKQTPNTIGYVEYAYAVKNKLPVAEIKNKAGNFVVPTFEAVTAAAAETLDQTPEDLRVTITNAAGADAYPISSYVYILVYREQPDVRIRDTLVDFLTWSINDGQRFAKPLYYAPLPSGMVQRATAKIALLKGETAAKPETAK; encoded by the coding sequence ATGAAGATCAATGGTGAAAGCCCCACGGTAAGGATCGTCTCGGTGTTGGTCCTTGCGGCACTTGTCGTGACGCTGCCGGGATGTTTCAGCGGCCGCCAGGGACGCGGTGATTCGATAAAAATGCAGGGTGCGGGTTCGTCGTTCATCAGCCCACTGATGCAGAAATGGGTCCACGAATTCGGCTATCTCAATCCGAACGTCAAGATCGACTTTCAGTCGATCGGTTCGGGCGGCGGCATAAAGCAATCAAAGGAACGGACGATAAATTTCGGTGCGACCGACATCGCGATGAAAGATGACGATCTGGCGACCGCCGACGGCCAGATGCTGCATGTTCCGGTCATTCTCGGCGCAGTGGTGCTTACTTACAATCTAGAGCAGGTCAGTGTCCCTCTGAAACTTTCACCCGAAACCATCGCGGATATTTTCCTCGGAAAGATAAAGCGTTGGGACGATGACCGCATCAAGGCAGATAATCCCGGCGTCGAACTGCCGGCGGTCGATCTGACGGTCGTGCACCGTTCGGACGGCAGCGGAACGTCCGCCGTGTTTACGAACTATCTTTGCAAGGTCAGCCCCGAATGGAAAGAAAAGGTCGGTGAGGGAACCAGCCCAAGCTGGCCGGTCGGCCTCGGCGGAAAAGGCAACGAAGGCGTGACGGGACAGATCAAGCAGACCCCGAACACCATCGGCTATGTCGAATACGCTTACGCGGTAAAGAATAAACTGCCTGTCGCCGAAATAAAGAACAAAGCCGGCAATTTCGTTGTCCCGACCTTCGAGGCGGTGACGGCCGCGGCCGCAGAGACGCTTGATCAGACACCGGAAGACCTGCGGGTCACGATCACTAACGCCGCCGGTGCGGATGCGTATCCTATTTCAAGCTACGTTTATATTTTGGTTTACCGCGAACAGCCTGACGTTCGCATACGCGATACTCTGGTCGATTTTCTCACATGGAGCATCAACGACGGACAGCGTTTCGCCAAGCCGCTTTATTATGCTCCGCTTCCGTCGGGTATGGTCCAGAGGGCGACCGCAAAGATCGCATTGCTGAAAGGGGAGACGGCTGCAAAGCCTGAAACGGCAAAATAG